A region of Diceros bicornis minor isolate mBicDic1 chromosome 31, mDicBic1.mat.cur, whole genome shotgun sequence DNA encodes the following proteins:
- the LOC131394751 gene encoding glutathione S-transferase P-like, with protein MPPYTIVYFPVRGRCEAMRMLLADQGQSWKEEVVTKETWLQGPLKASCLYGQLPKFQDGDLTLYQSNAILRHLGRSLGLYGRDQREAALVDMVNDGVEDLRKRGSHLIRHGYEEGKARYVQELPGHLKPFETLLAQNQGGQAFIVGDQISFADYNLLDLLLVHQVLAPGCLDSFPLLSAYVARLSARPKLKAFLASPEHVNRPVFGSRKI; from the exons A tGCCGCCCTACACCATCGTCTACTTCCCCGTCCGAG GGCGCTGCGAGGCCATGCGCATGCTGCTGGCTGACCAGGGCCAGAGCTGGAAGGAGGAGGTGGTGACCAAAGAGACCTGGCTGCAGGGCCCACTCAAGGCCTCCTGT ctgtacGGGCAGCTCCCCAAGTTCCAGGATGGAGACCTCACTCTGTACCAGTCCAACGCCATCCTGCGACACCTGGGCCGCTCCCTCG GGCTCTACGGCAGAGACCAGCGGGAGGCGGCGCTGGTGGACATGGTCAACGACGGTGTGGAGGACCTCCGGAAGCGCGGCAGCCACCTCATCCGCCATGGCTAT GAGGAGGGCAAGGCCCGGTATGTTCAGGAGCTGCCTGGGCACCTGAAGCCTTTTGAGACCCTGCTGGCTCAGAACCAGGGAGGCCAGGCCTTCATCGTGGGTGACCAG ATCTCCTTTGCGGACTACAACCTGCTGGACTTGCTGCTGGTTCACCAGGTCCTCGCCCCTGGCTGCCTGGACTCCTTCCCCCTGCTCTCAGCCTACGTGGCCCGCCTCAGCGCCCGGCCCAAGCTCAAGGCCTTCCTGGCCTCCCCCGAGCATGTGAACCGCCCTGTTTTTGGAAGCCGCAAGATATAA
- the CABP2 gene encoding calcium-binding protein 2 isoform X3, producing the protein MVQEPMGNCAKRPRHRGPKDRWQWPGSLPGGSHHSPGPGPSPEEHGGPGPGVQGYSVLNSLVGPACIFLRPSIAVTQLDRELRPEEIEELQAAFQEFDRDQDGYIGYRELGACMRTLGYMPTEMELIEISQQISGGKVDFEDFVELMGPKLLAETADMIGVRELRDAFREFDTNGDGCISLAELRAALKALLGERLSQREVDEILQDIDLNGDGLIDFEEFVRMMSR; encoded by the exons ATGGTTCAGGAGCCCATGGGAAACTGTGCCAAGCGGCCCCGACACCGGGGGCCTAAG GACCGCTGGCAGTGGCCCGGCTCCCTCCCAGGGGGCTCCCACCacagccccggccccggccccagccCTGAGGAGCACGGGGGCCCCGGGCCGGGCGTCCAGGGCTATTCGGTGCTCAACAGCCTGGTGGGCCCTGCCTGCATCTTCCTGCGGCCCAGCATCGCCGTCACCCAGCTC GACCGGGAGCTGCGGCCAGAGGAGATTGAAG AGCTGCAGGCCGCCTTCCAGGAGTTTGACCGAGACCAGGATGGCTACATCGGCTACCGGGAGCTGGGTGCCTGCATGCGGACACTGGGCTACATGCCCACCGAGATGGAGCTCATCGAGATTTCACAGCAAATCA GTGGTGGGAAGGTGGACTTTGAAGACTTTGTGGAGCTGATGGGCCCCAAGCTGCTGGCAGAGACGGCAGACATGATCGGCGTCCGGGAGCTGCGAGATGCCTTCCGGGAG TTCGACACCAACGGAGACGGCTGCATCAGCTTGGCTGAGCTCCGGGCGGCCCTCAAGGCCCTGCTAGGGGAGCGCCTCAGCCAGCGGGAGGTGGACGAGATCCTCCAAGACATTGACCTCAACGGCGACGGCCTGATCGACTTTGAAG AGTTTGTGCGAATGATGTCTCGCTGA
- the CABP2 gene encoding calcium-binding protein 2 isoform X1, translating to MELRAREEGVWGQGRPWERPGQGAGKGDQRHPGQSAGTGRGGTRSEQCRTDTGPLGARCGGLSGEPQRTSRKGAGPWVAQGILNPSVPPQDRELRPEEIEELQAAFQEFDRDQDGYIGYRELGACMRTLGYMPTEMELIEISQQISMCGGKVDFEDFVELMGPKLLAETADMIGVRELRDAFREFDTNGDGCISLAELRAALKALLGERLSQREVDEILQDIDLNGDGLIDFEEFVRMMSR from the exons ATGGAGCTCCGTGCCCGAGAAGAGGGGGTGTGGGGGCAAGGAAGGCCCTGGGAGAGGCCTGGGCAGGGGGCAGGAAAGGGGGACCAAAGACACCCAGGCCAGTCAGCAGGAACGGGGCGGGGAGGAACCAGGTCTGAGCAGTGTCGGACAGACACGGGCCCTCTGGGTGCACGTTGTGGGGGGCTGAGTGGGGAGCCCCAAAGAACAAGTAGGAAGGGAGCAGGTCCCTGGGTGGCCCAAGGAAttcttaacccctctgtgccccCTCAGGACCGGGAGCTGCGGCCAGAGGAGATTGAAG AGCTGCAGGCCGCCTTCCAGGAGTTTGACCGAGACCAGGATGGCTACATCGGCTACCGGGAGCTGGGTGCCTGCATGCGGACACTGGGCTACATGCCCACCGAGATGGAGCTCATCGAGATTTCACAGCAAATCAGTATGT GTGGTGGGAAGGTGGACTTTGAAGACTTTGTGGAGCTGATGGGCCCCAAGCTGCTGGCAGAGACGGCAGACATGATCGGCGTCCGGGAGCTGCGAGATGCCTTCCGGGAG TTCGACACCAACGGAGACGGCTGCATCAGCTTGGCTGAGCTCCGGGCGGCCCTCAAGGCCCTGCTAGGGGAGCGCCTCAGCCAGCGGGAGGTGGACGAGATCCTCCAAGACATTGACCTCAACGGCGACGGCCTGATCGACTTTGAAG AGTTTGTGCGAATGATGTCTCGCTGA
- the CABP2 gene encoding calcium-binding protein 2 isoform X2 — translation MELRAREEGVWGQGRPWERPGQGAGKGDQRHPGQSAGTGRGGTRSEQCRTDTGPLGARCGGLSGEPQRTSRKGAGPWVAQGILNPSVPPQDRELRPEEIEELQAAFQEFDRDQDGYIGYRELGACMRTLGYMPTEMELIEISQQISMRGGGKVDFEDFVELMGPKLLAETADMIGVRELRDAFREFDTNGDGCISLAELRAALKALLGERLSQREVDEILQDIDLNGDGLIDFEEFVRMMSR, via the exons ATGGAGCTCCGTGCCCGAGAAGAGGGGGTGTGGGGGCAAGGAAGGCCCTGGGAGAGGCCTGGGCAGGGGGCAGGAAAGGGGGACCAAAGACACCCAGGCCAGTCAGCAGGAACGGGGCGGGGAGGAACCAGGTCTGAGCAGTGTCGGACAGACACGGGCCCTCTGGGTGCACGTTGTGGGGGGCTGAGTGGGGAGCCCCAAAGAACAAGTAGGAAGGGAGCAGGTCCCTGGGTGGCCCAAGGAAttcttaacccctctgtgccccCTCAGGACCGGGAGCTGCGGCCAGAGGAGATTGAAG AGCTGCAGGCCGCCTTCCAGGAGTTTGACCGAGACCAGGATGGCTACATCGGCTACCGGGAGCTGGGTGCCTGCATGCGGACACTGGGCTACATGCCCACCGAGATGGAGCTCATCGAGATTTCACAGCAAATCAGTAT GCGAG GTGGTGGGAAGGTGGACTTTGAAGACTTTGTGGAGCTGATGGGCCCCAAGCTGCTGGCAGAGACGGCAGACATGATCGGCGTCCGGGAGCTGCGAGATGCCTTCCGGGAG TTCGACACCAACGGAGACGGCTGCATCAGCTTGGCTGAGCTCCGGGCGGCCCTCAAGGCCCTGCTAGGGGAGCGCCTCAGCCAGCGGGAGGTGGACGAGATCCTCCAAGACATTGACCTCAACGGCGACGGCCTGATCGACTTTGAAG AGTTTGTGCGAATGATGTCTCGCTGA